CTTCACCGCCGGGTCCGGGTTCCCGCAGGGCCAGTGCTACTCGACCATCCAGGGCACCTCGATGGCGGCCCCTCACGCGGCCGCGGCGGTGGCCCTGATCGCCAGCGAGCACCGGTCGCTGCGGCACCGCCCCGGGGGCGCTGGTGGCCCGCCTCGAGGCCACGGCCCGGTCGGTGCGCAACCACACCCCGCCGCTGTCGGCCACCGACACCTCGCCGGCCGACCTCACCGGGGTGGCCTGCCCGACCGGCTTCTGCCACCTGGGCGGGGCGCCGATCTCCAACCGCAACGCCTACGGGGCCGGCCTGGCCTATGTGGCCGATCCGTGAGGCTCAGTCGGCGCCCGACTGGTTGTGGCGGACTCGCTCGACCATGTTGAGCAGGGCCAGGGGGGAGAAGGGCTTGGTGAAGTAGTCGTCGGCCCCGGCGGCCAGGCCCTGGTCGCGGTCGCGCTCCTGGGCCTGGGCGGTGAGCATCACGACCACGATGTGGCTGGTGTCGGGGTCGGCCTTGAGCTGGCGGCAGACCTCAAGGCCGTCCAGCCTCGGCATCATGATGTCGAGCAGGACCAGCCGTGGGCCCTCGTCCCTGGCCTTCTCGAGCGCCTCGACCCCGTCCTCGGCCTCCAGGATCTCGTAGTCGTCGCCCTCGAGGGTGACGTGGACGAGGGCCCGCACGGCCGGTTCGTCGTCGGCGATCAGCA
The Actinomycetota bacterium DNA segment above includes these coding regions:
- a CDS encoding response regulator; its protein translation is MKLLIADDEPAVRALVHVTLEGDDYEILEAEDGVEALEKARDEGPRLVLLDIMMPRLDGLEVCRQLKADPDTSHIVVVMLTAQAQERDRDQGLAAGADDYFTKPFSPLALLNMVERVRHNQSGAD